From the Trueperaceae bacterium genome, one window contains:
- a CDS encoding FAD-binding protein: MNLALELARLLGDDRVDTTPAVLAQHSHGESYADGVTPAVVVYPHDTAEVSRLLRFATAHGVPVTPVGANSSLEGHTVPAAGGVSLDLGRLDRLLEARPEDLLVVVQPAVTYPRINEHLKRHGLFFPIDPGAHASIGGMVSTNASGTAAVRYGTTGDYVLALEVVTPTGDVRRLGNRARKSASGYDLCALFTGAEGTLGVITEVTLRVVGLPEAAAAARLPFPDAFRATSFVTRLIQAGVPVARCELVDANSIRSANAYSGTDYPEEMTVFLEFHGNPAGIAAEVELARELAEAAGAGAFEAATDAGERARLWEARHTMLFASNAAHPGLHSLITDVAVPISHLPEAVTAALADCAENGFDANLVGHVGDGNFHLTLYVEDDPARRAAAQGVVDRMTYRALDVLGTATGEHGVGLRKLKYMEREHGAALDLMRTLKATLDPAGIMNPGKKLPPAR, translated from the coding sequence ATGAACCTGGCCCTAGAACTCGCCCGGCTGCTGGGCGACGACCGCGTCGACACCACCCCCGCCGTACTCGCCCAGCACTCGCACGGCGAGTCGTACGCCGACGGCGTCACGCCGGCCGTCGTCGTCTACCCCCACGACACCGCCGAGGTCAGCCGGCTGCTGCGGTTCGCGACCGCGCACGGCGTGCCCGTCACCCCCGTGGGCGCCAACTCCAGCCTCGAGGGCCACACGGTGCCCGCAGCCGGAGGCGTCTCCCTCGACCTCGGCCGGCTCGACCGGCTCCTCGAGGCGCGGCCCGAGGACCTGCTGGTGGTGGTGCAGCCGGCCGTCACCTACCCACGCATCAACGAGCACCTCAAGCGCCACGGGCTCTTCTTCCCCATAGATCCCGGGGCGCACGCCTCCATCGGCGGCATGGTGAGCACCAACGCCTCCGGCACCGCCGCCGTGCGCTACGGCACGACTGGCGACTACGTCCTGGCCCTCGAGGTGGTGACCCCCACCGGGGACGTCCGTCGCCTCGGGAACCGGGCGCGCAAGTCGGCCAGCGGTTACGACCTGTGTGCGCTCTTCACGGGGGCGGAGGGGACGTTGGGGGTTATCACGGAGGTCACGCTGCGCGTGGTGGGGTTGCCGGAGGCGGCGGCCGCGGCGCGCCTGCCGTTCCCCGACGCCTTCCGGGCCACGTCGTTCGTCACTCGCCTCATCCAGGCGGGCGTGCCCGTGGCCCGCTGCGAGCTGGTGGACGCCAACAGCATCCGCTCGGCCAACGCCTACTCCGGCACGGACTACCCGGAGGAGATGACCGTGTTCCTGGAGTTCCACGGCAACCCGGCGGGCATAGCGGCGGAGGTCGAGCTGGCGCGCGAGCTCGCCGAGGCGGCCGGGGCCGGCGCCTTCGAGGCGGCCACCGACGCGGGCGAGCGCGCCAGGCTGTGGGAGGCCCGTCACACGATGCTCTTCGCCTCCAACGCCGCGCACCCCGGGCTGCATAGCCTCATAACCGACGTGGCCGTCCCCATCTCGCACCTGCCCGAGGCGGTCACGGCGGCGCTCGCCGATTGCGCCGAGAACGGCTTCGACGCCAACCTGGTCGGCCACGTGGGCGACGGCAACTTCCACCTCACCCTCTACGTCGAGGACGACCCGGCCCGGCGCGCCGCCGCGCAGGGCGTGGTCGACCGCATGACTTACCGCGCGCTCGACGTCCTCGGGACGGCCACGGGGGAGCACGGCGTGGGCCTCCGCAAGCTCAAGTACATGGAGCGCGAGCACGGGGCGGCGCTCGACCTGATGCGCACCCTGAAAGCCACCCTCGACCCGGCCGGCATCATGAACCCGGGCAAGAAGCTACCGCCCGCGCGATGA
- a CDS encoding class I mannose-6-phosphate isomerase, with amino-acid sequence MSGPLDAYPLLLQPRLHRRLWGGSRLAAWLGDTGLPVSGPADEPVGEAWLVGADNLVTNGAYRGVSLGALAATHGAALVGEAPFARYGAVVPLLAKLLDAREDLSIQVHPDDAYARREHPGSGHLGKAEAWYVLEAAPGAGVLRGFTRATEPAALRAAALDGTLPSLMRRLPVVPGSVVVNPAGTVHAVGAGCLLFEIQQASDLTYRLFDYGRRGADGAPRELHLDRALAVADLSGGGEQGAAPRPSSSGWTRLVQLPEFSLDARAMAGGAPLAGATSAASFELLFVAAGEATVAGGGVAASLVAGGAAVLPAGLGAYTLQGEGTILRCLAGAGRSA; translated from the coding sequence ATGAGCGGGCCGCTCGACGCGTACCCGCTCCTGCTGCAGCCCCGCCTCCACCGGCGCCTGTGGGGCGGCTCGCGCCTGGCGGCGTGGCTCGGCGACACCGGCCTACCCGTGAGCGGCCCGGCTGACGAGCCTGTGGGGGAGGCCTGGCTGGTGGGAGCCGACAACCTCGTGACCAACGGCGCCTACCGGGGCGTGTCGTTGGGTGCCTTGGCGGCGACGCACGGGGCCGCGTTGGTGGGGGAGGCGCCGTTCGCGCGTTACGGCGCCGTGGTGCCGCTCCTCGCCAAGCTGCTCGACGCGCGGGAGGACCTCTCGATCCAGGTCCACCCCGACGACGCCTACGCGCGGCGCGAGCACCCTGGCAGCGGTCACCTAGGCAAGGCGGAGGCCTGGTACGTGCTCGAGGCGGCGCCGGGCGCCGGGGTGCTGCGCGGCTTCACGCGCGCGACCGAGCCGGCCGCCCTCAGGGCGGCGGCGCTCGACGGCACCCTGCCGAGCCTCATGCGGCGCCTCCCCGTTGTACCCGGGAGCGTCGTCGTCAACCCGGCCGGGACGGTGCACGCCGTCGGGGCGGGCTGCCTCCTGTTCGAGATCCAGCAGGCCAGCGACCTGACCTACCGCCTGTTCGATTACGGCCGCCGCGGCGCCGACGGGGCGCCGCGCGAACTGCACCTCGACAGGGCCCTGGCGGTGGCGGACCTGAGTGGCGGCGGCGAGCAGGGCGCCGCCCCCCGGCCGTCGAGCTCCGGCTGGACGCGCCTCGTGCAACTGCCGGAGTTCAGCCTGGACGCGCGCGCCATGGCCGGCGGGGCCCCGCTGGCGGGCGCCACGAGCGCCGCCTCGTTCGAGCTCCTGTTCGTGGCGGCAGGGGAGGCGACGGTAGCGGGCGGGGGCGTGGCCGCCAGCCTTGTCGCCGGGGGCGCCGCGGTCCTGCCCGCCGGCCTGGGCGCGTACACGCTGCAGGGCGAGGGCACCATCCTCCGCTGCCTGGCCGGTGCGGGCCGGTCGGCGTGA
- a CDS encoding DUF84 family protein, producing MALGSTSPAKVRAAEAALARIHGRPVAVTAVSAPSGVPAQPVGSEETFRGALARARGALRLTPGALLGLGIEAGVERPLGEAGPLHAGAWVVAVDGAGRTGTARSATFELPPHLAAAVAAGAELGTALDAGYGLTRAKDGPGAAGVLSRGLVDRSELYVQAILLALVPWLAPAPRDAA from the coding sequence GTGGCGCTCGGATCGACCAGCCCGGCCAAGGTCAGGGCGGCGGAGGCGGCCCTCGCGCGCATCCACGGTCGTCCCGTGGCGGTGACGGCCGTGAGCGCGCCGTCCGGCGTGCCCGCCCAACCCGTGGGCAGCGAGGAGACCTTCCGGGGCGCGTTGGCGCGGGCGCGGGGCGCCCTGCGGCTGACGCCGGGCGCGCTCCTCGGCCTGGGCATCGAGGCGGGGGTCGAACGCCCGCTCGGGGAGGCCGGTCCCCTCCACGCCGGCGCCTGGGTGGTGGCGGTCGACGGGGCGGGGCGGACGGGGACGGCGCGCTCGGCCACGTTCGAGCTGCCCCCTCACCTGGCCGCCGCGGTCGCGGCCGGGGCGGAGCTCGGCACGGCGCTCGACGCCGGCTACGGCCTGACGCGCGCGAAGGACGGCCCCGGCGCAGCGGGGGTGCTGAGCCGGGGCCTGGTGGATCGGTCCGAGCTTTACGTTCAGGCGATCCTGCTCGCGCTGGTGCCTTGGTTGGCGCCCGCGCCGAGGGACGCGGCCTGA
- the lon gene encoding endopeptidase La: MDWELPVIALRSQVVLPRTLENVDVGRPKSKRALEEAQAGDNRVLLVVQRDSRIDDPGEDDLYGVGTLAVVKQVIRLPNDTLQVLVEGRDRARIEEYVPGGTLRARVATIAEVAGDRQDETVQALSEQVKVAFGEYAQQNKNMRLDSFHLENLKAMKEPGSLADVVAKFATWDVADKQAALEEASAVKRLELVYGFLTRDLERFDTEKEISARVKQQMDSNQREYYLREKMKAIQKELGASEESETEELRAKVEAKNMPEHAKERALKEIDRLEKMAGGSPEATVVRTYVDTLVDLPWSEVDEERLEIRHSQEVLDEDHYALEEPKERILEFLAVRQLTKDVESADYRAPILCLVGPPGVGKTSLGKSIARSLNRKFVRMSLGGVRDEAEIRGHRRTYIGSLPGRIIQGMKTAGTINPVFLLDEVDKMTADFRGDPSSALLEVLDPEQNNTFADHYLEIPYDLSKVMFITTANSLSTIPRPLLDRMEVIQIPGYTLSEKLEIAKRYRVPRQLRDHGLNEHLAFDDGALRRIVTEYTREAGVRNLDRLIAKAARKSAKEFLTGPWEGVRTVDAAAIRALLGVPPYRDDQAEKEPQVGLAHGLAWTSVGGVTLDIETVAVPGKGVVTLTGQLGDVMKESAQAGIAYLRKHAEEYGIAADFHEKRDLHVHVLEGATPKDGPSAGIAIASAVVSALTGRPLRGDVAMTGEITLRGRVLPIGGVKEKLLAAHQAGIGTVILPKDNEANLEEVPDVILADLTVVPVSEFRQVLDVMLVPAEPAAGEPFVPPGEERPAAQPGAAAAGS; the protein is encoded by the coding sequence ATGGATTGGGAACTTCCTGTCATCGCGTTGCGCAGCCAGGTCGTGTTGCCGCGCACGCTCGAGAACGTGGACGTCGGCAGGCCGAAGTCCAAGCGGGCGCTCGAGGAGGCGCAGGCCGGCGACAACCGCGTCCTGCTCGTCGTCCAGCGCGATTCTCGCATCGACGATCCGGGCGAGGACGACCTCTACGGCGTCGGCACGCTCGCGGTCGTCAAGCAGGTCATCCGCCTCCCCAACGACACGCTGCAGGTGCTGGTGGAGGGTCGCGACCGGGCCCGGATCGAGGAGTACGTGCCGGGCGGCACGCTCCGCGCCCGGGTGGCCACCATCGCGGAGGTCGCGGGCGACCGGCAAGACGAGACCGTCCAGGCCCTGAGCGAGCAGGTCAAGGTGGCGTTCGGCGAGTACGCGCAGCAGAACAAGAACATGCGCCTCGACTCCTTCCACCTGGAGAACCTCAAGGCCATGAAGGAGCCCGGCTCCCTCGCCGACGTGGTCGCGAAGTTCGCCACCTGGGACGTGGCCGACAAGCAGGCCGCCCTGGAGGAGGCGTCGGCGGTCAAGCGCCTCGAGCTTGTCTACGGCTTCCTCACGCGCGACCTGGAACGGTTCGACACGGAGAAGGAGATCAGCGCCCGCGTCAAGCAGCAGATGGACTCGAACCAGCGCGAGTACTACCTGCGCGAGAAGATGAAGGCCATCCAGAAGGAGCTGGGCGCCAGCGAGGAGAGCGAGACCGAGGAGCTCCGCGCCAAGGTCGAGGCCAAGAACATGCCCGAGCACGCCAAGGAGCGGGCGCTGAAGGAGATCGACCGCCTCGAGAAGATGGCCGGCGGCTCACCCGAGGCCACCGTGGTGCGCACCTACGTCGACACGCTGGTCGACCTGCCGTGGAGCGAGGTCGACGAGGAGCGTCTCGAGATAAGGCACAGCCAGGAGGTCCTCGACGAGGACCATTACGCGCTGGAGGAGCCCAAGGAGCGCATCCTCGAGTTCCTGGCGGTCCGGCAGCTCACGAAGGACGTCGAGTCGGCCGACTACCGCGCGCCCATCCTCTGCCTCGTGGGCCCGCCCGGCGTGGGCAAGACGAGCCTCGGCAAGTCGATCGCGCGCAGCCTCAACCGCAAGTTCGTGCGCATGAGCCTCGGCGGCGTGCGCGACGAGGCGGAGATCAGGGGCCACCGCCGCACCTACATCGGCAGCCTGCCCGGCCGCATCATCCAGGGCATGAAGACGGCGGGCACCATCAACCCCGTCTTCCTGCTCGACGAGGTCGACAAGATGACGGCCGACTTCCGGGGAGACCCGTCCTCGGCCCTCCTCGAGGTGCTCGACCCGGAGCAGAACAACACGTTCGCCGACCACTACCTCGAGATCCCCTACGACCTCTCCAAGGTCATGTTCATCACCACCGCCAACAGCCTCTCGACCATCCCGCGACCGCTCCTCGACCGCATGGAGGTCATCCAGATCCCGGGCTACACGCTCTCCGAGAAGCTCGAGATCGCCAAGCGTTACCGCGTGCCGCGGCAGCTGCGCGACCACGGCCTTAACGAGCACCTGGCGTTCGACGACGGGGCGCTCAGGCGCATCGTCACCGAGTACACGCGCGAGGCGGGGGTGCGCAACCTCGACCGCCTCATCGCCAAGGCCGCCCGCAAGTCGGCCAAGGAGTTCCTCACCGGTCCCTGGGAGGGGGTGCGGACGGTCGACGCGGCCGCCATCCGCGCGCTCCTCGGCGTGCCGCCGTACCGCGACGACCAGGCGGAGAAGGAGCCGCAGGTGGGCCTGGCCCACGGCCTCGCCTGGACCTCGGTGGGCGGCGTCACGCTCGACATCGAGACGGTCGCCGTGCCCGGCAAGGGCGTCGTGACGCTCACCGGCCAACTGGGCGACGTCATGAAGGAGAGCGCCCAGGCCGGCATCGCCTACCTGCGAAAGCACGCCGAGGAGTACGGCATCGCGGCCGACTTCCACGAGAAGCGCGACCTGCACGTGCACGTGCTGGAGGGCGCCACCCCGAAGGACGGCCCCTCGGCCGGCATCGCCATCGCCAGCGCCGTGGTGTCGGCCCTCACGGGTCGCCCCCTTCGCGGCGACGTGGCCATGACGGGCGAGATCACCCTGCGCGGCCGCGTGCTGCCCATCGGCGGCGTCAAGGAGAAGCTGTTGGCCGCGCACCAGGCGGGCATCGGCACCGTCATCCTGCCCAAGGACAACGAGGCGAACCTCGAGGAGGTCCCCGACGTCATCCTCGCCGACCTGACCGTCGTGCCCGTGAGCGAGTTCAGGCAGGTCCTCGACGTCATGCTCGTCCCGGCCGAGCCGGCCGCCGGCGAGCCGTTCGTGCCACCGGGCGAGGAGCGCCCGGCGGCGCAGCCCGGCGCGGCCGCGGCCGGGAGCTGA
- a CDS encoding MBL fold metallo-hydrolase, whose translation MRFTGAGAARTVTGSCHHLEVGGARLLVDCGMFQGGAELEATNRLPFPFEPAALDAVLVTHGHLDHVGRLPLLVAQGYGGDFLATEATAEVAGVILRDSAKLQEEDFDRAMRKARRAGREDEVPPPLYTPAEVERALARFKAVSLDEPTRVADGVVARFRSAGHILGSTYIELTTPDLRITFSGDLGNHESTIQAPAAVPNECDVLVLESTYADQTHPNRQATEEHFLAVLKRSFARGGKVMIPTFATERAQQVLYLLDRFMTSGAVARLPVYLDSPMATRMTRLYVSCRNEFRPPIMAELAAGTDPFAPPTLEFTVSAAESKAINGVEGGAVIIAGSGMMTGGRIQHHLKHNLWREEASLVIVGYQGAGTLGRALLEGARRVRLFGEEIVVRAHVENIKGFSAHADRGDLLAFLEATRARQLLLVHGEPAVMDAFAAELAPRLARVRTPELGVTIEL comes from the coding sequence GTGAGGTTCACCGGCGCGGGCGCCGCCCGCACGGTCACCGGCAGCTGCCACCACCTCGAGGTCGGCGGGGCGCGACTGCTGGTCGACTGCGGCATGTTCCAGGGGGGCGCGGAGCTGGAGGCAACGAACCGCCTGCCGTTCCCGTTCGAGCCCGCCGCACTCGACGCCGTGCTCGTCACGCACGGCCACCTCGACCACGTCGGCCGCCTCCCCCTCCTGGTGGCGCAGGGGTACGGGGGCGACTTCCTGGCCACCGAGGCAACGGCCGAGGTCGCCGGGGTCATCCTCCGCGACTCCGCCAAGCTGCAGGAGGAGGACTTCGACCGCGCCATGCGCAAGGCGCGCCGCGCGGGCCGGGAGGACGAGGTCCCCCCGCCCCTGTACACGCCCGCCGAGGTGGAGCGGGCCCTGGCTCGCTTCAAGGCGGTGTCGCTCGACGAGCCGACCAGGGTGGCCGACGGCGTGGTGGCCCGGTTCAGGTCGGCCGGCCACATCCTGGGCAGCACCTACATCGAGCTCACCACCCCCGACCTACGCATCACGTTCTCGGGCGACCTCGGCAACCACGAGAGCACCATCCAGGCGCCGGCGGCGGTCCCGAACGAGTGCGACGTCCTGGTGCTCGAGAGCACGTACGCGGATCAGACGCACCCGAACCGCCAGGCGACGGAGGAGCACTTCCTGGCGGTGCTGAAGCGGTCGTTCGCCCGCGGCGGCAAGGTGATGATCCCCACCTTCGCCACGGAGCGGGCCCAGCAGGTCCTCTACCTCCTCGACCGCTTCATGACGAGCGGCGCCGTCGCCCGACTGCCCGTCTACCTTGACTCGCCCATGGCGACGCGCATGACGCGCCTCTACGTCAGTTGCCGCAACGAGTTCCGCCCGCCGATCATGGCCGAGCTGGCCGCCGGCACCGACCCCTTCGCGCCGCCCACCCTGGAGTTCACGGTGAGCGCCGCCGAGTCCAAGGCCATCAACGGGGTGGAGGGCGGCGCCGTGATCATCGCCGGCTCGGGCATGATGACGGGCGGCCGCATCCAGCATCACCTGAAGCACAACCTGTGGCGCGAGGAGGCCAGCCTCGTGATCGTCGGCTACCAGGGTGCCGGCACGCTCGGCAGGGCGCTCCTCGAGGGGGCCCGGCGGGTGCGGCTGTTCGGCGAGGAGATCGTCGTCAGGGCCCACGTCGAGAACATCAAGGGGTTCTCCGCGCACGCCGACCGCGGCGACCTGCTCGCGTTCCTGGAGGCCACGAGGGCGCGGCAGCTCCTGCTGGTGCACGGCGAACCGGCGGTGATGGACGCGTTCGCCGCCGAGCTGGCCCCGCGGCTGGCGCGGGTCAGGACGCCCGAGCTCGGGGTGACCATCGAACTGTAG
- a CDS encoding MBL fold metallo-hydrolase, with protein sequence MTGSQTSSKGPDTVRLSERVHALLGGVNCAIVDVGGGQALLVDSGLDKEYGRKVRKALGALGLELGHILCTHSHADHHGGNAYLLRQYPDALVWAPEVEADLIRTPYLEPIYLFHGAKPLPELTGKWLMADPSPVHRVVGPGEVTVGDANITLVDVRGHAHRQLAVLVDDVLLAADAVFGADTLGKYPIPFAQDVAGQLAAFDVVAAQAARLLLPGHGEPTTDLKGAAAANRRAVLAAAEAVIEQCDGASTEAVMAGAARALGMVVDDLARYHLDLCVVSAHLARARELGLVRCELADARLRWVRA encoded by the coding sequence ATGACAGGCTCCCAGACCAGCAGCAAGGGCCCTGACACCGTACGGCTGTCGGAGCGCGTCCACGCCCTACTCGGCGGCGTCAACTGCGCCATCGTCGACGTGGGCGGCGGCCAGGCGCTGCTCGTGGACAGCGGCCTCGACAAGGAGTACGGTCGGAAGGTCCGCAAGGCGCTCGGCGCCCTGGGGCTCGAGCTCGGCCACATCCTCTGCACCCACAGCCACGCCGACCACCACGGCGGCAACGCCTACCTACTGCGTCAGTACCCGGACGCCCTGGTGTGGGCGCCCGAGGTCGAGGCGGACCTGATCAGGACGCCCTACCTCGAGCCCATCTACCTGTTCCACGGCGCGAAGCCGCTGCCTGAACTGACGGGCAAGTGGCTCATGGCCGACCCCTCCCCCGTCCACCGGGTGGTGGGGCCGGGCGAGGTCACCGTCGGCGACGCGAACATCACCCTCGTCGACGTGCGCGGGCACGCGCACCGGCAGCTCGCGGTCCTAGTAGACGACGTGCTCCTGGCGGCGGACGCCGTCTTCGGGGCCGACACCCTCGGCAAGTACCCCATCCCGTTCGCGCAGGACGTGGCGGGGCAGCTCGCCGCGTTCGACGTCGTGGCGGCGCAGGCGGCGCGCCTGCTGCTGCCGGGTCACGGCGAACCCACCACCGACCTTAAGGGGGCGGCGGCGGCCAACCGCCGCGCCGTGCTGGCCGCGGCGGAGGCCGTCATCGAGCAGTGCGACGGCGCGTCCACGGAGGCGGTCATGGCGGGCGCGGCGCGAGCGCTGGGCATGGTCGTCGACGACCTGGCGCGCTACCACCTCGACCTGTGCGTCGTCTCGGCTCACCTGGCGCGGGCGCGGGAGCTCGGGCTCGTGCGGTGCGAGCTGGCGGACGCCCGGCTGCGCTGGGTGCGGGCGTGA
- a CDS encoding RsmB/NOP family class I SAM-dependent RNA methyltransferase, whose amino-acid sequence MPRRHARAAPAGGRPPAGARPLAAAVVARVQRGAFLAPTLDEFLRASGLEREERALATDLAYGTVRRLPQVDAALAPLLERPERLPPAALDALRLGTYEILWRGTPPYAAVSAWVDVVKETHPRLAPLVNAVLRRVERPDVAAAGPAAAALAAAMPGWLYARLEAALGGDAAAAAAAMLEPEPLWLTAFSPAADAALTADGAVSEPLGWGALGGPRPLRVRSPLPVASLAAFRSGLVQPQNPASLAVALALGAGAGDRVLDLAAGRGVKSAVLAALGAEVTAVELDPRRGAAAAHNLTRLGLHVTHLTADLLRPPPLESAPWVLLDAPCTGTGTLRGHPEIKLRLTAADVAAAARTQAGMLANAAAVTAPGGVLLYAVCSLTPDEGPDVVARFLAAVPGFDPEPPNLPLPSRAVGAGAFVLPLAGVDGFYLARLRRTGG is encoded by the coding sequence GTGCCCCGTCGCCACGCACGAGCCGCCCCCGCTGGCGGCCGCCCTCCCGCGGGCGCGCGCCCGTTGGCGGCGGCGGTCGTGGCGCGGGTGCAGCGCGGGGCGTTCCTGGCGCCCACGCTCGACGAGTTCCTGCGCGCGTCCGGCCTGGAGCGCGAGGAGCGGGCGCTCGCGACGGACCTCGCCTACGGCACCGTCCGGCGCCTGCCGCAGGTCGACGCGGCGTTGGCGCCCCTGCTGGAGCGCCCGGAGCGCCTGCCGCCGGCGGCGCTCGACGCCCTCAGGCTGGGGACCTACGAGATCCTGTGGCGCGGCACGCCGCCCTACGCGGCGGTCAGCGCCTGGGTGGACGTCGTCAAGGAGACCCACCCCCGCCTCGCGCCCCTGGTCAACGCCGTCCTGCGCCGGGTCGAGCGGCCGGACGTGGCCGCCGCCGGCCCGGCCGCGGCGGCCCTCGCTGCGGCAATGCCCGGCTGGCTCTACGCGCGGCTCGAGGCGGCGCTGGGCGGCGACGCCGCGGCGGCGGCCGCCGCCATGCTCGAGCCCGAGCCCCTCTGGCTGACCGCGTTCTCGCCCGCCGCCGACGCCGCGCTGACGGCCGACGGTGCCGTTAGCGAGCCCCTCGGCTGGGGCGCGCTCGGGGGTCCGCGCCCGCTGCGGGTGCGCTCGCCGTTGCCGGTGGCGAGCCTGGCCGCGTTCCGCTCCGGCCTGGTGCAACCGCAGAACCCCGCCTCGTTGGCGGTCGCGCTCGCGTTGGGCGCCGGCGCCGGGGACCGGGTGCTCGACCTCGCCGCCGGCCGCGGGGTGAAGAGCGCCGTGCTGGCCGCCCTCGGCGCGGAGGTGACGGCCGTGGAGCTCGACCCGCGCCGCGGCGCCGCCGCCGCCCACAACCTGACGCGCCTCGGCCTTCACGTCACGCACCTGACCGCCGACCTGCTGCGCCCGCCGCCCCTCGAGAGCGCCCCTTGGGTGCTCCTCGACGCGCCGTGCACGGGCACCGGCACGCTGCGCGGGCACCCCGAGATCAAGCTGCGCCTGACGGCGGCGGACGTGGCGGCCGCCGCCCGCACGCAGGCCGGCATGCTGGCGAACGCCGCGGCCGTCACCGCTCCGGGCGGCGTCCTCCTCTACGCCGTCTGCTCCCTCACCCCCGACGAGGGGCCGGACGTGGTGGCGCGCTTCCTCGCCGCCGTCCCGGGTTTCGACCCCGAGCCGCCCAACCTGCCGCTGCCTTCACGCGCCGTCGGGGCGGGCGCGTTCGTCCTGCCGCTGGCGGGGGTAGACGGCTTCTACCTGGCCCGCCTGCGGCGGACCGGGGGCTGA
- a CDS encoding stage V sporulation protein S, which produces MEILRVSGTSRPNSVAGAIAALLRSAREVEVQAIGPHAVNQAVKAIAIARSYIEAEGLDLRTVPSFVKLELHEEERTAVRFLIEAFELAGGAAEASEPPPA; this is translated from the coding sequence ATCGAAATCCTTCGCGTCTCCGGAACTTCCCGGCCGAACTCGGTCGCCGGGGCGATCGCGGCGCTTCTCAGGAGCGCCCGCGAGGTCGAGGTCCAGGCCATCGGCCCGCACGCGGTGAACCAGGCGGTCAAGGCCATAGCCATCGCGCGGTCGTACATCGAGGCGGAGGGGCTCGACCTCCGCACGGTGCCGTCGTTCGTGAAGCTTGAGCTTCACGAGGAGGAGCGCACGGCCGTCCGCTTCCTGATCGAGGCGTTCGAGTTGGCGGGGGGCGCGGCCGAGGCGAGCGAACCGCCGCCCGCCTGA